From Streptosporangiales bacterium, one genomic window encodes:
- a CDS encoding metalloregulator ArsR/SmtB family transcription factor, protein MNRPSDERVSAVDTCAVRVVDAEQVAAVSARMPADGDVADTADVFGLLADPGRLRLLVALLDGELCVCDLAAVTGLSESSVSHALRLLRAHRVVSVRRSGRMAYYRLDDAHVRMLLDLAMAHTEHTDAVHPERDS, encoded by the coding sequence ATGAACAGACCTTCAGATGAACGGGTCAGTGCGGTCGATACGTGTGCCGTGCGGGTCGTCGACGCCGAACAGGTGGCGGCCGTGTCTGCCCGGATGCCGGCCGACGGCGACGTGGCCGACACGGCGGACGTGTTCGGTCTGCTCGCCGATCCGGGTCGTCTCCGGCTGCTCGTCGCGCTCCTCGACGGGGAGCTGTGCGTGTGCGACCTGGCCGCGGTGACCGGTTTGAGCGAGTCGTCGGTGTCGCATGCGCTGCGGCTGCTGAGAGCGCATCGAGTGGTGTCGGTGCGGCGCTCCGGTCGGATGGCGTACTACCGGTTGGACGACGCGCACGTGCGGATGCTGCTCGACCTGGCGATGGCGCACACCGAGCACACCGACGCGGTCCACCCGGAACGGGACAGCTGA
- a CDS encoding cation diffusion facilitator family transporter, which yields MGHGHDHGASATGHAGGRHRWRLAAAFALIASFFVVELVYGLLSGSLALLSDAGHIAADVVTLAAALVATRIATRRDSTGRRTYGSYRAEIFASLLAVLVMVGVAVYIVIEALRRIGGDAEVAFGPMLVVGSIGLVVNVAALLLLRSGASESLNVKGAYLEVVADTAGSVGVIVAGVLVSLTGQPVWDTLVALAIGVFVVVRAVMLGRQVFAVLGQHAPEGMDVDGVASDLADVTGVQDVHDLHLWTLTSGMNVATAHLVADDRANTHAVLDQARQVLRERHGVAHATLQVEPLDHTGCDELNW from the coding sequence ATGGGCCACGGACACGACCACGGCGCCTCGGCGACCGGTCACGCGGGCGGGCGGCACCGGTGGCGGCTCGCCGCCGCGTTCGCACTCATCGCCTCGTTCTTCGTCGTCGAGCTGGTCTACGGGCTGCTGTCAGGATCGCTGGCGCTGCTCTCCGACGCCGGCCACATAGCCGCCGACGTGGTCACCCTCGCCGCGGCGCTGGTGGCGACCCGGATCGCCACCCGGCGCGACAGCACCGGCCGACGCACCTACGGCTCGTACCGGGCCGAGATCTTCGCCTCGCTGCTCGCCGTGCTCGTCATGGTCGGCGTCGCGGTGTACATCGTCATCGAGGCGTTACGCCGCATCGGGGGCGACGCCGAGGTCGCCTTCGGACCCATGCTCGTCGTCGGATCCATCGGTCTGGTCGTCAACGTCGCCGCCTTGCTGCTCCTGCGTTCCGGCGCCAGCGAGAGCCTCAACGTCAAGGGCGCCTACCTCGAGGTGGTCGCCGATACGGCCGGGTCGGTCGGTGTCATCGTCGCCGGCGTGCTGGTCTCGCTCACCGGTCAACCGGTGTGGGACACCCTGGTCGCGCTCGCGATCGGCGTGTTCGTGGTCGTCCGCGCCGTCATGCTGGGACGCCAGGTGTTCGCGGTGCTCGGCCAACACGCGCCAGAAGGGATGGACGTCGACGGCGTGGCCAGTGATCTGGCTGACGTGACGGGTGTGCAGGACGTCCACGACCTGCACCTGTGGACGTTGACGTCCGGCATGAATGTCGCGACCGCCCACCTGGTCGCCGACGACCGGGCGAACACGCACGCCGTCCTCGACCAGGCCCGCCAGGTGCTGCGAGAACGCCACGGCGTCGCACACGCCACACTGCAGGTCGAGCCACTCGACCACACCGGCTGCGACGAGCTCAACTGGTGA
- a CDS encoding cytochrome c oxidase assembly protein, producing MTPPGLVLAHGGDQPLPPLTIDMVFTSWAAEPVVLIALVVAALLYGWGVYRLHRRGVTWSRWRSLFWLAGLTVIFTATSSSVGVYDTTLFSVHTVQHMMLQMFAPVPLALAAPVTLALRALPTGGRKALVTVLHSRVARVVTHPLVAFALFVTATFGLYYTPLYEATLRYEWLHNLNHVHFIVLGCLLYFTLLGLDPLPNPLPFIHRFLLIIFAGVSHVVLGIPIMMGGQVFAEDFYRDLGRTWGPTLIADQQTGGAILWALGDVTVMLFLLGFLAQWVRSDVRDARRIDRHLDRTYGDAETLPPWWQHTDAGRQAEGVGSQDRDPCRASPPWTTLTRPSVHDAPDDGERRGATFQSTRRWAPRYPIPHRHHRTDNRRKVEVMG from the coding sequence GTGACTCCACCGGGACTCGTGCTCGCGCACGGCGGCGACCAGCCGTTGCCGCCGCTGACGATCGACATGGTGTTCACCAGCTGGGCGGCCGAGCCCGTCGTGCTCATCGCCCTGGTCGTCGCGGCGCTTCTGTACGGGTGGGGCGTGTACCGCCTCCACCGACGCGGCGTGACCTGGAGCCGGTGGCGCAGCCTGTTCTGGCTCGCCGGCCTCACCGTGATCTTCACGGCGACGTCGAGCAGCGTCGGCGTCTATGACACGACGCTGTTCAGCGTGCACACGGTCCAGCACATGATGTTGCAGATGTTCGCGCCCGTCCCGCTGGCGCTCGCGGCGCCGGTCACGCTGGCGCTGCGGGCTCTGCCCACCGGAGGCCGGAAAGCCCTGGTCACGGTGCTGCACTCGCGCGTGGCCCGCGTGGTCACGCACCCGCTCGTCGCGTTCGCGCTGTTCGTGACCGCGACGTTCGGGCTCTACTACACACCTCTGTACGAGGCGACCCTGCGGTACGAGTGGCTGCACAACCTCAACCACGTGCACTTCATCGTGTTGGGCTGCCTGCTGTACTTCACCCTGCTGGGCCTGGACCCCCTGCCCAACCCGCTGCCGTTCATCCACCGGTTCCTGCTGATCATCTTCGCCGGCGTGTCCCACGTCGTGCTCGGCATCCCGATCATGATGGGAGGACAGGTCTTCGCCGAGGACTTCTACCGCGACCTCGGACGCACCTGGGGACCCACCCTGATCGCCGACCAACAGACCGGCGGCGCGATCCTGTGGGCCCTCGGCGACGTCACCGTCATGCTCTTCCTCCTTGGCTTCCTCGCCCAGTGGGTCCGCTCCGACGTCCGCGACGCTCGCCGCATCGACCGCCACCTCGACCGCACCTACGGCGACGCCGAAACCCTCCCACCCTGGTGGCAGCATACTGACGCCGGCCGACAGGCGGAGGGCGTGGGTTCTCAGGACCGGGACCCTTGCCGGGCCTCACCCCCCTGGACCACGCTGACCAGACCGTCCGTGCATGATGCGCCCGACGACGGAGAACGACGCGGAGCCACCTTCCAGAGCACTCGTCGGTGGGCGCCGAGGTATCCGATCCCGCACCGTCACCATCGCACGGACAACAGGCGCAAGGTAGAAGTAATGGGTTAG
- a CDS encoding cation diffusion facilitator family transporter, with the protein MSAEREYSDEQSSGEFSASTGHTHVHATEPHRARNAQVDPGSHAGHGHDHGDVHGHGHGHGHEHGHEHRTGFVGALVSVFRPHSHDAADSIDGALVASRAGIRAVKISLVGLGITAGLQLVVVAITGSIALLADTIHNFSDALTAVPLWLAFSLGMRPVTRKFTHGYHRAEDLAGLFIVLMIALSAVVAGYQAIDRLINPRAIEYVGLVALAGVIGFIGNEAVAIYRIRVGRQIGSAALVADGYHARTDGLTSLAVLIGAGGVALGFPLADPIIGLVISAAILVVLKQAAGSVFRRAMDGIEPEIVDDLESAALATDGVLSVERCRARWIGHGLAAEMSLSVNGALHVGDADHIVHDVEHRLRARVPKLRTVTISVTAAGSQQDQVMAEPRAD; encoded by the coding sequence ATGAGCGCAGAACGCGAATACTCCGACGAGCAATCCTCGGGAGAATTCAGCGCGAGTACGGGCCATACGCACGTCCACGCGACCGAACCGCATCGGGCCCGTAATGCGCAGGTAGATCCCGGATCACACGCCGGCCACGGCCATGACCACGGCGATGTCCATGGGCACGGACATGGTCACGGCCACGAGCACGGCCATGAACACCGAACCGGGTTCGTAGGCGCCTTGGTCTCGGTCTTTCGTCCGCACAGTCACGACGCGGCGGACTCGATCGATGGTGCCCTGGTCGCCAGCAGGGCCGGTATCAGAGCGGTCAAGATCTCCCTGGTAGGTCTCGGCATCACGGCCGGACTGCAACTGGTCGTGGTCGCGATCACCGGCTCGATCGCGTTACTCGCCGACACGATCCACAACTTCTCCGACGCGCTGACGGCCGTACCGCTGTGGTTGGCGTTCTCCCTCGGCATGCGGCCGGTCACGCGGAAGTTCACCCACGGGTACCATCGGGCCGAGGACCTCGCGGGGCTGTTCATCGTGTTGATGATCGCGCTGTCGGCTGTCGTCGCGGGTTACCAGGCGATCGATCGGTTGATCAACCCACGAGCGATCGAATATGTCGGGCTCGTGGCGTTGGCCGGGGTCATCGGGTTCATCGGCAACGAGGCCGTTGCCATCTATCGCATCCGGGTGGGTCGACAGATCGGCTCGGCTGCACTGGTCGCGGACGGCTACCACGCTCGCACGGACGGGCTCACGTCGCTCGCGGTGCTGATCGGCGCGGGCGGCGTGGCGCTCGGATTCCCGCTCGCCGACCCGATCATCGGCCTCGTCATCTCCGCCGCCATCCTCGTCGTCCTCAAGCAGGCGGCCGGCTCCGTGTTCCGGCGGGCGATGGACGGGATCGAGCCGGAGATCGTCGACGACCTGGAGTCCGCCGCGCTCGCGACCGACGGCGTGCTGTCCGTCGAGCGGTGTCGTGCCCGCTGGATCGGGCACGGACTCGCGGCCGAGATGAGCCTCTCGGTGAACGGCGCGCTCCACGTCGGCGATGCCGACCACATCGTGCATGACGTGGAGCACCGCCTCCGTGCGCGGGTTCCGAAGCTTCGCACGGTCACGATCTCCGTCACGGCAGCCGGGAGCCAACAGGACCAGGTCATGGCAGAGCCAAGGGCCGACTGA